The DNA window CGCGACGCTGACAAGCCCGGCACAAATCACAGGCCGAGCTGAGTTGGCGCCTATCCAAGTAAGCTCCCAGTCCAATGCGAGTGGAGTAGAGGCGCGGCCAGCGCGGGAGGGCGGGACATAGCTAAACCAATTGGAAGGTGGACGATGTGGCTATACAAACCAGCACACCTTGGGGACTTTAAATACAAGTTTTAGTACACAGCTGTGGCACACATTTAAATACTCTCATGTACCTCTGCGCTAACTGGAAAAAACGAGCGTAAACATAGACACGAAATAACCGACGAGGCTCCATCAAGAAATcccgttttttttcctctgcgtTTTTCCAACattgatttgtttttgcatttttcttctCTGTTGGATATCGAGATTTTACAATGTCAAACGTCCAGCTATCTAGTAGCACTCAGGAGCGGCTGGCCGCGCGAAGAACCTTTCCCCTTCACGCCCGCACCGGCGCCTGCAGGAACCTTTTCGGTCCGGTGGATCACGAAGAGCTAAACCGGGAGATGAAATCGCAGCTGCGGGAAATCTCCGAACGGGACCAGCGCCGGTGGAACTTTAACTTCGAGGCAGATTCACCACTGTCTGGAGATTACGAGTGGGAGGAAACGCCTGTGGATTCGACACCCGTCTTTTACCAGGACTCCGTGCAGACAGGGAGAAGGAGGGTTACCATGTCTATGCCGGTGAATGTGAAGCCGTGTTCGGACATGACTTCGACGGACTGCAGTACCCAGGATGTGCAAACACCTCGCCCCGCCGAGGAACGCTTATCCAGTCCCGAAGCTACCCTGCCCCGCTCCGGTGAGGTGAATCAGGAGAACTGCTCGGTCAAACTCAACTCAGGAAAGCAAAGCCGCAAAACCACCGTGTGCGCGCGACGGAAAAGGACATCTACTACTAGTCTGACGacaaccaccacaacacacattACAGGTAAGCGCACTTTTGGATCTCTTAACGCAGCACGCCAAATAGAGAACAGTGTAAGGTTACGCAGCGCTATTACGCATTTGAGTGTAACCAGTGTTTAATTCAAGGGCCACAGTAATCTTAAACCACTTTCtcccgttttcttttttttttagatttttacatGAAAAGGAAAAGAGTGCCCGAAGGGAAGCAAAGCGAGAACTCCACCCAGAATTCTACACCCGCGATTCCAGTAGAACAGACTCCACGGAAACGAATACGCTAAAAAGGTATGTGCGTGTTTTTTAAAAGTTACTTATTTCAAATGTGTGGCAAGAATCAAACGTCGGGTTTCGCTGTAATCATTAGCCATAAGCCGTGGTGGTAGTATGTTGCCATGCGATTGGAGAGCGGTACACATATCATTACAGTGTTACCTGATTTTCTTTGAACGGTCATGAATCTCGGCTGTGACTTTGCTTGGGAGAGCGTAAAAAATGGGGGAGGGGAATTCACGTCACTTTGGCGGGAAAGGCTCTAGTAGATGGTGACGTTTGCAGGAAAAGGATACgattgtgtttctctctctctctctctctctctt is part of the Conger conger chromosome 15, fConCon1.1, whole genome shotgun sequence genome and encodes:
- the cdkn1ca gene encoding cyclin dependent kinase inhibitor 1Ca, whose product is MSNVQLSSSTQERLAARRTFPLHARTGACRNLFGPVDHEELNREMKSQLREISERDQRRWNFNFEADSPLSGDYEWEETPVDSTPVFYQDSVQTGRRRVTMSMPVNVKPCSDMTSTDCSTQDVQTPRPAEERLSSPEATLPRSGEVNQENCSVKLNSGKQSRKTTVCARRKRTSTTSLTTTTTTHITDFYMKRKRVPEGKQSENSTQNSTPAIPVEQTPRKRIR